One genomic window of Coffea eugenioides isolate CCC68of chromosome 1, Ceug_1.0, whole genome shotgun sequence includes the following:
- the LOC113773725 gene encoding uncharacterized protein LOC113773725: MMIEALKGSGMKQKSRGDADKVAVLTAWHRVDCRTREAFRRSFLPELISGYEECIRDFVKETGDGGVLELNVQDPFRRLLLHGVCEFYNLVSVTVTQSKGTETLKMTRIRKKKAGDFELPNMVTLFYSELIGPFSAGFAVCCYLVKTFSVNNRLTNWENNARLAVDIIVSLFLLQVRGVRTGCYMWLNESKLPRHYQFSVYSIEHTGSALAHSLFRGGGS, encoded by the exons ATGATGATAGAAGCCCTCAAAGGTTCGGGAATGAAACAGAAAAGTCGTGGTGATGCAGACAAGGTTGCTGTACTTACTGCATGGCATAGAGTTGATTGTAGAACTAGAGAAGCTTTCCGTCGTAGCTTTCTTCCAGAATTGATAAGTGGATATGAG GAGTGCATCCGGGACTTTGTGAAGGAGACTGGAGATGGTGGTGTTCTTGAGTTAAATGTTCAAGATCCTTTCCGCCGGTTGTTGCTGCATGGTGTTTGTGAG TTCTACAACTTGGTGTCAGTAACAGTGACGCAATCAAAGGGAACAGAGACATTGAAAATGACCAGAATAAGGAAGAAGAAGGCCGGTGATTTTGAGCTTCCCAACATGGTCACTCTCT TTTACTCAGAGCTGATTGGTCCCTTTTCTGCTggttttgctgtgtgctgttacCTTGTCAAAACATTCTCTGTTAACAAT AGACTGACTAACTGGGAAAATAATGCACGGCTAGCTGTTGATATTATAGTTTCTCTGTTTCTTTTACAAGTGAGGGGAGTCAGGACTGGTTGTTATATGTGGTTGAATGAAAGTAAATTGCCAAGACATTATCAATTTTCCGTGTACAGCATTGAGCATACTGGTTCTGCGTTGGCGCATTCCTTGTTCAGGGGCGGCGGTTCATAG
- the LOC113777501 gene encoding N-terminal acetyltransferase B complex catalytic subunit NAA20, giving the protein MTTIRRFCCNDLLRFASVNLDHLTETFNMSFYMTYLARWPDYFHVAEAPGNRIMGYIMGKVEGQGESWHGHVTAVTVSPEYRRQQLAKKLMNLLEDISDKIDKAYFVDLFVRASNTPAIKMYEKLGYVIYRRVLRYYSGEEDGLDMRKALSRDVEKKSIIPLKRPVTPDELEYD; this is encoded by the exons ATGACGACGATTAGAAGATTTTGCTGCAACGATCTGCTTCGATTCGCGTCAGTGAATCTGGACCATCTCACCGAAACC TTCAACATGTCGTTCTACATGACCTACTTGGCAAGGTGGCCTGACTATTTCCACGTGGCTGAAGCTCCCGGAAACCGAATCATGGGATACA TTATGGGAAAAGTTGAAGGACAAGGTGAATCTTGGCACGGTCATGTCACGGCAGTAACTGTGTCTCCTGAATATCGAAGGCAACAATTGGCCAAGAAGCTGATGAACCTATTGGAGGATATTAGTGACAAGAT TGATAAGGCTTATTTTGTGGACCTTTTTGTGAGAGCATCAAATACACCAGCCATAAAGATGTATGAAAAG CTTGGATATGTTATATATCGACGTGTACTACGATATTACTCTGGGGAAGAGGATGGCTTGG ATATGAGAAAAGCATTGTCTCGGGATGTAGAAAAGAAGTCTATCATCCCCCTTAAACGTCCAGTAACTCCGGATGAATTGGAGTATGATTAG
- the LOC113750838 gene encoding transcription repressor OFP12-like — translation MPSNLGRNINLCFTNITAPSSPQSSIQAEHSRSLSSSAASVLIKNFNSLYDFTFDCTTYSKSFPHPTSATTTSDDDLSSSESYTTSSTPDFSTVFASQRFFCSSPGRSNSIIDSSSSLSSTSSSSPGIPTEPDSVVGGSIAVATYSPDPFMDFRRSMQEMVEAHDLIDVAANWDYLHELLTCYLSLNPKRTHKFIVGAFADLLVSLITSSSPDDERCRCTKSKFSDDGRKMSGMGGRM, via the coding sequence ATGCCAAGCAATCTGGGAAGAAACATAAATCTTTGCTTCACAAATATCACGGCACCCTCATCTCCCCAATCCTCGATCCAAGCTGAGCACAGCCGTTCCCTATCCAGCTCCGCAGCATCAGTCCTCATCAAGAACTTCAACTCCCTCTACGATTTCACTTTTGACTGCACCACCTATTCCAAGTCCTTTCCCCACCCCACGtccgccaccaccacctccgaCGACGACCTCTCCTCCTCCGAATCCTACACCACCTCCTCCACCCCGGACTTCTCCACCGTCTTCGCATCCCAACGCTTTTTCTGCTCCTCTCCTGGCCGTTCTAACTCCATCATAGACTCCTCATCGTCCCTATCGTCAACCTCCTCGTCGTCTCCGGGCATCCCGACCGAACCCGACAGCGTCGTGGGAGGAAGCATTGCTGTTGCGACCTATTCGCCAGACCCTTTCATGGACTTTCGACGGTCCATGCAAGAAATGGTGGAGGCCCATGACCTGATCGACGTTGCAGCCAATTGGGACTACTTGCACGAGCTTCTCACCTGCTATCTGTCTCTCAATCCCAAGAGAACCCACAAATTCATCGTCGGAGCTTTTGCCGATCTTCTTGTCAGTCTCATTACTTCATCATCACCAGATGATGAGCGCTGCCGCTGTACGAAATCAAAATTCTCCGATGATGGTCGTAAGATGTCAGGCATGGGT
- the LOC113778564 gene encoding ent-copalyl diphosphate synthase, chloroplastic-like, with protein sequence MASATAAATTLLGLCNTTRRFVSFPPNSGPSESTLISGIWSPGKSLHHNFRLRCSTVSSPPTKELDEGSQNGKPVTKWQEILEEGSTENGIVEASTSSRIEESIESIRSMLRSMDDGDISISAYDTAWVALVEDVNGSGGPQFATSLQWIADNQLSDGSWGDSKIFSAHDRILNTLGCVVALKSWNMHPEKCEKGLLFIRDNIHKLEDENAEHMPIGFEVAFPSLIEIAKKLSIEIPADSAILQEIYDRRNIKLTRIPKEIMHTVPTTLLHSLEGMPDLDWQRLLSLKCEDGSFLFSPSSTGFALMQTKDADCLRYLTKIVQKFNGGVPNVYPVDLFEHLWAIDRLQRLGISRYFKPEIEECIDYVHRYWTEKGICWARNTHVYDIDDTAMGFRLLRQHGYTVSADVFRNFEKDGGFFAFAGQSNQAVTGMYNLYRACQVMFPGEEVLADARKFSSEFLQDKRANNELLDKWIIMKDLPGEVGYALDVPWYASLPRVETRWYLEQYGGEDDVWIGKTLYRMGKVNNNVYLELGKSDYNNCQALHQLEWRRIQKWYAECGLGEHGLSERSLLLAYYLAAASVFEPERSKERLAWAKTTALIHTLTSYFSSEQMAGDHIEAFLRDFQRSSSNLDHTTGGRYGPTQGLLRTVLGTLNQLSLDAVLVHGRDIHQYLRRAWEKWLIALQEGGEMGQEEAELTVRTLNLCAGGYPSEELLLSHPKYQQLMRLTSRVCHQIRHFENKKVHGRDNNGSANAGGITSVSSIEADMQELAKLVLTSSPSDLDADVKQTFLTVARSFYYTAHCNPGTVNFHMAKVLFERVL encoded by the exons ATGGCTTCCGCTACCGCAGCAGCAACCACCCTTCTCGGATTATGCAACACTACCCGCCGCTTTGTATCATTCCCTCCTAACAGTGGGCCGTCTGAAAGCACTCTAATTTCGG GTATTTGGTCGCCAGGCAAATCGCTTCACCATAATTTCCGTCTTCGGTGTAGCACGGTTTCCAGTCCTCCCACCAAAG AATTAGATGAGGGGTCCCAAAATGGCAAGCCTGTTACAAAGTGGCAAGAGATTCTGGAAGAAGGCAGCACTGAAAATGGGATTGTCGAG gcaAGCACATCAAGTAGGATAGAAGAGAGCATAGAATCCATTCGGTCAATGCTCCGTTCCATGGATGATGGGGACATAAGCATATCGGCTTACGACACTGCATGGGTTGCCCTTGTGGAAGATGTCAACGGAAGCGGCGGCCCTCAATTTGCTACGAGTCTCCAGTGGATCGCCGATAATCAGCTTTCCGATGGTTCATGGGGTGACAGCAAAATCTTTTCGGCTCACGACCGGATACTCAACACTTTGGGATGTGTTGTTGCGTTGAAATCCTGGAACATGCATCCTGAAAAATGCGAAAAAG gatTATTGTTCATAAGGGATAACATTCACAAGCTAGAGGATGAAAATGCTGAGCACATGCCTATCGGTTTTGAAGTGGCATTTCCTTCGCTAATTGAGATAGCCAAAAAGTTGAGCATTGAGATTCCGGCTGATTCTGCAATCCTGCAAGAGATATACGACAGAAGAAATATAAAGCTAACAAG GATACCCAAGGAAATAATGCACACCGTACCCACAACGTTGCTCCATAGCTTGGAGGGTATGCCAGATCTGGACTGGCAAAGGCTACTATCACTCAAGTGTGAGGATGGTTCCTTTCTGTTTTCTCCATCCTCCACTGGTTTTGCCCTCATGCAGACTAAGGATGCTGATTGCCTCAGATATCTGACCAAAATCGTACAAAAATTCAACGGAGGAG TTCCGAACGTATACCCTGTGGACTTATTCGAACACTTATGGGCTATTGATCGACTTCAAAGACTGGGAATTTCTCGGTATTTCAAGCCAGAAATCGAGGAGTGTATCGATTATGTTCACCG ATATTGGACGGAGAAAGGTATCTGTTGGGCTAGAAATACCCACGTTTATGACATTGATGACACAGCAATGGGTTTCAGACTCCTAAGGCAGCACGGCTACACGGTTTCTGCAG ATGTCTTCCGTAACTTTGAGAAGGATGGTGGATTCTTTGCCTTTGCCGGACAGTCGAACCAGGCTGTGACCGGGATGTATAACCTGTATAGAGCTTGTCAGGTGATGTTTCCTGGGGAGGAGGTACTTGCCGATGCCAGGAAGTTCTCGTCGGAATTCTTGCAAGATAAGCGAGCTAACAATGAGCTCCTAGATAAATGGATCATCATGAAAGATTTGCCTGGCGAG GTCGGATACGCTCTAGACGTTCCATGGTATGCCAGTTTACCTCGTGTAGAAACCAGATGGTACCTAGAACAATATGGCGGCGAAGACGATGTCTGGATTGGCAAGACATTGTACAG GATGGGAAAAGTTAACAACAACGTCTACCTTGAGCTTGGGAAATCAGATTACAACAACTGTCAGGCACTGCATCAGCTGGAGTGGAGAAGGATACAAAA ATGGTATGCGGAATGCGGCCTTGGAGAGCATGGACTAAGTGAGAGAAGCCTTCTCCTGGCCTATTATCTGGCAGCTGCCAGTGTGTTCGAGCCGGAAAGGTCAAAGGAACGGCTTGCCTGGGCCAAAACAACTGCCCTCATCCACACCCTCACATCATATTTCAGCAGTGAGCAAATGGCAGGGGATCACATTGAGGCCTTTCTCCGCGACTTCCAACGCTCCTCCTCTAACCTTGACCACACCACTGGTGGAAG ATACGGGCCGACCCAAGGATTGCTCAGGACTGTACTTGGAACGCTGAATCAGCTGTCTTTGGACGCAGTGTTAGTACACGGCAGAGACATCCATCAATATCTGCGTCGCGCT TGGGAGAAGTGGTTGATAGCTTTGCAAGAGGGAGGTGAGATGGGTCAAGAGGAAGCAGAACTTACAGTGCGCACACTAAATCTGTGCGCCGGCGGCTACCCATCGGAGGAGTTATTGTTGTCCCATCCCAAGTATCAACAGCTCATGCGTCTCACTTCTAGAGTTTGTCACCAAATTCGTCATTTCGAAAACAAAAAG GTACATGGTAGGGATAATAATGGAAGTGCAAACGCGGGTGGCATCACAAGCGTCAGCTCCATAGAAGCAGACATGCAAGAACTAGCGAAGCTTGTTCTCACCAGTAGCCCGAGCGATCTGGATGCTGATGTCAAGCAAACATTTCTCACAGTGGCAAGGAGCTTCTACTACACCGCCCATTGCAATCCAGGAACCGTCAATTTCCATATGGCCAAAGTTCTCTTTGAGAGAGTACTTTGA